One segment of Etheostoma cragini isolate CJK2018 chromosome 23, CSU_Ecrag_1.0, whole genome shotgun sequence DNA contains the following:
- the ptpro gene encoding receptor-type tyrosine-protein phosphatase O, protein MDYSVILSWQRTHHVAFRKYVLQTFFFNPFTLAAEWTTYYEIAATASVIASVRVTDLLPAWYYNFRVSMVTWGDPPLSCCDSSTVSFVQDGSLGPGGLDEGSGVRVQVQDASLGPGGLDEGSGVRVQVQDGSLGPGGLDEEPLPVRSLHVADYRESPETGVVFQFEPPAGTVFSRVNISFTEGPERRSMLYKDFYQGKTVFKHWLPGMCYRNITFQLISEATVSQTTLVTHSDVTHTPVHHRTVPSPPLNISHKIVHLSERAAAGQGPDTEGGEGRRRAARRARDVPLMEEDEDVSENPGTRVPLRPAHNRTAGVAGNHSTDYWLDPTEPDPMDPAEPGAMDPDPAEPDAMDPDPAEPNPTEPMDPTEPAGSEDEFVNAAPSEYEDSNEPGSAMALPAEVAMAPTRPPPVLLELRWLPPRPPAVYDGFNVYVYRDGNATETATVDENTHEFFSELTEPGTYRVRVATLSSAGDCEARESAADTGFTFYLSPGGELLEELRERPQAVSVRRLDSSTAAVSWAPSSENHNGSLVSVVSTTCRRPSLSQRMENTYCSEENSTSDIISHLTPGAQYRVVVYYTNGPLTSPPSEPVIIDIGCEHTSRSRSISRRRHHQCQQHTSSPASGSGGALPSLTHMLNHSPAL, encoded by the exons atgGACTACT CGGTGATTCTGAGCTGGCAGCGAACGCACCACGTGGCGTTCAGGAAGTACGTGCTGCAGACGTTCTTCTTCAACCCGTTCACGCTCGCCGCCGAGTGGACCACGTACTACGAGATCGCCGCCACCGCCTCCGTCATCGCCTCCGTG AGGGTGACGGATCTGCTGCCGGCCTGGTATTATAACTTCCGTGTTTCCATGGTGACGTGGGGCGACCCGCCGCTCAGCTGCTGCGACAGCTCCACCGTCAGCTTC GTGCAggacgggtctctgggacccggagGACTTGATGAGGGTAGTGGGGTACGTGTTCAGGTGCAGGACGCGTCTCTGGGACCCGGAGGACTTGATGAGGGTAGTGGGGTACGTGTTCAGGTGCAggacgggtctctgggacccggagGACTTGATGAGG AGCCACTTCCTGTCCGCAGCCTCCACGTAGCGGACTACAGAGAGTCCCCAGAGACCGGCGTGGTGTTCCAGTTCGAGCCGCCGGCCGGGACCGTGTTCAGCCGAGTCAACATCAGCTTCACCGAGGGCCCGGAGCGCCGCTCCATGCTCTACAAAG atttcTACCAGGGGAAGACAGTGTTTAAGCACTGGTTACCCGGCATGTGTTACCGTAACATCACCTTCCAGCTGATCTCCGAGGCAACGGTGTCCCAGACAACGCTGGTGACACACAGCGATGTCACGCACACACCTGTGCACCACCGGACAG TGCCGTCCCCCCCCCTCAACATCTCCCATAAGATCGTCCACCTGAGCGAGAGGGCGGCGGCGGGCCAAGGCCCCGACACGGAGGGGGGCGAGGGGCGCCGGCGAGCCGCCCGCCGGGCCCGGGACGTCCCGCTGATGGAGGAGGACGAAGACGTCTCCGAGAACCCCGGGACTCGGGTTCCCTTACGCCCCGCGCACAACCGGACCGCCGGCGTCGCCGGAAACCACAGCACCGACTACTGGCTGGACCCGACGGAACCGGACCCGATGGACCCGGCGGAACCGGGGGCGATGGATCCGGACCCAGCGGAACCGGACGCGATGGACCCGGACCCGGCGGAACCGAACCCGACGGAGCCGATGGACCCGACGGAGCCGGCGGGCAGCGAGGACGAGTTCGTCAACGCGGCACCGTCGGAGTACGAGGACTCCAACGAGCCCGGCTCGGCCATGGCGCTGCCGGCGGAGGTTGCCATGGCGCCCACCAGACCGCCCCCCGTCCTGCTGGAGCTGCGCTGGCTGCCGCCGCGGCCGCCCGCCGTGTACGACGGCTTCAACGTCTACGTCTACCGAGAcg GGAACGCCACGGAAACGGCCACCGTGGACGAAAACACTCACGAGTTCTTCAGCGAGTTAACGGAACCGGGAACGTACCGCGTGCGGGTCGCCACGCTCAGCTCGGCCGGTGACTGCGAGGCCCGAGAGAGCGCCGCCGACACCGGGTTCACCTTCTACCTCA GTCCGGGTGGCGAGCTGCTGGAGGAGCTCCGCGAGCGCCCGCAGGCGGTCAGCGTGCGCCGGCTGGACTCCAGCACCGCCGCCGTCTCCTGGGCACCGTCCTCGGAGAACCACAACGGCAGCCTGGTGTCTGTGGTGTCCACCACCTGCCGCCGGCCGAGCCTCAGCCAGAGGATGGAGAACACCTACTGCAGCGAG GAAAACTCTACGAGTGACATCATCAGTCACCTGACCCCCGGCGCCCAGTACCGAGTGGTCGTCTATTACACCAACGGGCCGCTGACCAGTCCTCCGTCAGAACCCGTCATCATCGACAtcg